The sequence ATGTTTGATTTTTTAAGGGGTAAGGTAGATTATAAGACAACAAATTATGTGGCAATTGATGTTAATGGTGTAGGTTATAAAGTTTTTATTTCTTTGAGAACTTATGATTTAATATCAGATGGAGAAGATATTAAAGTCTATATCTATAATCATATAAAAGAAGAAGAATTTAAATTAGTAGGTTTTTTAAATAGAGCTGAAAGAAATTTATTTGAGATGCTTTTAAGTGTAAAAGGAGTTGGAGTTTCACTAGCTTTAGCTATAATGTCAACTTTTGATATAGATACAATTAAAGCTTTAATATTAAGTGAGGATTATTTAACATTAAAAAAAGTACCTAAATTAGGTCAAAAAAAGTCTCAACAAATAATACTGGATTTAAAAGATAAGATAAGTAAATTAGAGGTAGTTTCAGGGGGAGCTATATTAGAAATAGAAAAACAATCTAATATAGAAGAGGAATTAATTATGGCTCTTGAAGGATTAGGTTATAATAAAAAAGATATTGCTAAACTTATAGATAAGGAAGCTTTAAAAACTTATAAGAATATACAAGAAGCTATAAAAGAAACTTTAAGAAAAATTTAACAAAATTTGAAATTGGAGATGAAGATGAAAAAGAATTTGTTTATAAGTTTTA comes from Fusobacterium sp. JB019 and encodes:
- the ruvA gene encoding Holliday junction branch migration protein RuvA produces the protein MFDFLRGKVDYKTTNYVAIDVNGVGYKVFISLRTYDLISDGEDIKVYIYNHIKEEEFKLVGFLNRAERNLFEMLLSVKGVGVSLALAIMSTFDIDTIKALILSEDYLTLKKVPKLGQKKSQQIILDLKDKISKLEVVSGGAILEIEKQSNIEEELIMALEGLGYNKKDIAKLIDKEALKTYKNIQEAIKETLRKI